Within Flavobacterium pisciphilum, the genomic segment TGATGTTTTTCTTGAAAATCTGATAAAATGAATCCGTTTGCAAGATGTTTAAATTCTGATATTTGTCTTTGAGCCCATGTTTCGTCGTGACCTAATTCTTTAGCTAATAATAGGGCAACTTTTTCAGAAGAGGCAATAGCTGCACGTGCATCTAAAAATAGTAAACGAACTCTTCTTGCTAGCACATCATCTACGGTTCTTGCCATTTCGTAACGAATCGCCCATGCTACTTCTGCCATGGTGTATTCGTAATCAGGGTGTAGCTTTTCTTTTAATTCAGGTTCGTTATTCTGTAATTCTAATATTTTAGGAATGTCACTTCCGTAAATATATAAGTGATTTTCTCTTGCTTTTGCATCGGTTTGTTTGTTTCCGTGAATTGCAATGTGCTCCGTTTTACATTTTATTTTTGGCAAATGGTGTACACTAATTGCTTTGTCTATAATGTCTTCAGCAATTTTTCTGTAAGTAGTCCATTTCCCTCCTGTTATTGTGATTAGCCCAGTTTCAGAAACAATTATTTTGTGACTTCTTGAAACTTCTTTAGTGCTTTTTCCTTCTTTTTCTGGTGCTGCTAATGGTCTTAGTCCAGCAAAAACAGATAAAACATCGGCACGAGTAGGTTTTTTAACTAAGAATCGTTGTGCTGTTTCTAGTACGAATTCAATTTCACTTTCTAATGCAATTGGTTCTAAGCTGTGTTTTTTAATCAAAGTGTCAGTTGTTCCTACTACCACCTTGTTGTGCCAAGGCACTGCAAATAATACTCTTCCGTCACTCGTTTTAGGAATCATTAATGCTTCATCACCAGGCAAGAAAGATTTGTCAAAAACAAGGTGAATTCCTTGACTTGGAACAATGTATTTTTTATATACAGTATCGTTTAGTTTCATTATTGCATTGGTGAAAACACCTGTTGCATTTATGACTGCTTTACCTCTTACTTCGTATTTCTCACCAGATTCGTGATCTACTATCTCAACACCAGTAACTTGGTTTTTATCATCTTTTAATAAGCCAATAACTTTAGCATAGTTTAAAAGACAAGCACCATTTTCTACTGCAGTTTGAGCAATGTTTATAGCTAAGCGGGAATCATCAAATTGACCATCTTGGTAAATAACACCACTTACCAGACCTTTTGGTTCTACAGTAGGAAGTAACTCGATGGTTTTTTTCTTAGAAATATATTTAGATCGACCCAAACTAAGTCTTCCGGCTAGTAAGTCATAAATAGTAAGTCCTATAGTATAGAAATAGCCACCCCACCAGTTGTAGTTTGGTATAACGAAAGATTGATTTTTAACTAAGTGACCTGCATTTTGAGCCATTAGTCCTCTTTCTTTTAAAGCTTCTGTTACTAGAGAAATATCACCTTGTTCTAGGTAACGAACGCCTCCATGAACTAACTTAGTGCTTCTACTAGATGTTCCTTTGGCAAAATCAACTGCTTCAATCAAAACAGTTTTGTATCCCCTGCTTGCGGCATCAAGAGCTGTCCCTAGTCCGCTAGCACCTCCTCCGATTACGATTACATCCCATTCGGAGGTTTGTTTTAGTTTTGCTAATTGTTCTATTCGTTTCATTGTTTGGTTTTATTTGTTTCGTATTTCTTTAAATGCTTTCGAAAAACAAATTTAATGAAATTAAACGAAACCAAATAAAATAAAGTGAAATTTATTTTATTATTTTATTTTCGTATCTTTCGCCATGACGAATCTTAATATTAAAGCGACATTATGACTATTATCAACAGAAGACAAGAAGATATACTTAAAGAATTAGATCTAAAAGGATATGTAAATGTGGTTGATTTGTGTGAAATGCATAATGTTTCAACCGTAACCATACGAAAGGATCTGAATTTTTTAGAAAACGAAAAGCTATTACATCGTACACATGGTGGAGCGAGTAAAAAGCCGATTTATGCTTTCGAAAGAGATGTTAGTGATAAAGAAACATTGCAGGTAGAGCAGAAAAAGCAAATAGCCAAAGAAGCTTTGAAATATATTAATGAACACGATTATATTATATTGGGTTCAGGTTCTAATATTCATTATTTGTCTCGAATAATTACTGGATTTCAAAAACTAACAGTACTTACTCCTTCGTTAAAAGTGTCTTTAGAGCTTACTAAAGAAATGAATATTGATACAATACAATTAGGTGGAGATGTTCGAAATAGTTCTACTTCAGCAGTTGGCCCGATTGCCGAAGCAACTCTAAGTCAATTTTCGTGTAATAAATTATTTTTAGGTACAGATGGTGTTCATTTAGACTTTGGTCTGAGTACATCAAATGCTTTAGAAGCACATTTAAATCAAGCAATGATTGAGGTAGCAGAAAAGGTTATAGTACTTGCAGATTCTACGAAGATGAATATTAGAGGTTTTGGTAAAATCTGTAATTTGAATAAGATTGATGTACTAATTACGGATGATGGTATTGATTTGGAAACTAAAATGAAACTGGAAGAAATTGGAATAGATGTGGTTATAGCTGGTAAGCTTTAGTTTAGAAGGTTTCTGTGTAGATTCGGTCATTTTGTAGGATAAACGTTTTTGATGGATTTAAGTATTTGTATTGTAGGAAAAATACAGTATGTTTTATTTGTGTTTGCATACTTATTAATAGTATAAAATATTTTTAAAATTTACTAAAGCTCAATATTTAAAAAAAATAGATACTTTTGTTCCAGAAAAATAGAGTAATGGCAAAGAATTTAGTAATAGTTGAGTCACCTGCAAAGGCAAAAACGATAGAGAAATTTTTAGGAAGTGATTTTCAAGTAGAGTCAAGTTATGGGCATATTGCCGACTTGCCTTCGAAAGAAATTGGTGTAGATGTAGAGAATGGTTTTAAACCTAAATATGAAGTTTCTCCAGATAAAAAAGCTTTGGTTAGTAAGCTAAAAACATTATCTAAGAATGCCGAAATGGTTTGGTTAGCAAGTGATGAGGATCGCGAGGGGGAGGCTATTTCATGGCATCTTGCGGAGGAGTTGAAATTGGATACAAAAAAAACCAAACGAATTGTTTTTCATGAAATTACAAAATCGGCTATCCTAAAAGCAATCGATAATCCAAGAGAGATAGATTATAATTTGGTTAATGCACAACAAGCACGTCGTGTATTAGATAGATTAGTAGGATACGAGTTGTCTCCTGTTTTATGGAGAAAGATTAAAGGAGGTTTGTCAGCAGGACGTGTACAGTCAGTTTCAGTACGTTTAATTGTTGAAAGAGAGCGCGAAATTCAGAATTTTAAAGCTGTAGCATCTTATTCTGTTGTAGCTGAGTTTACTAATGAAACTGGGAAAACGTTCAAGGCTAAATTGCCTAAAAATTTTAATACAAAAAAAGAAGCCGAAGATTTTTTAAATAAAAATATAGGTTCTTCATATAAGGTTTCAGACTTAGAAACGAAACCTACAAAAAAATCACCAACAGCACCATTTACAACTTCTACCTTACAACAAGAGGCAGCAAGAAAATTGTATTTGCCAGTTGGAATCACAATGCAGTTAGCACAACGTCTGTACGAAGCGGGACTTATTACTTATATGAGAACCGATAGTGTTAATCTTTCTAAAGATGCAATGGATGCTGCTCAAGCTGAAATTATTAAATCTTACGGAAAAGAATTCTCTAAGCCGAGAACATTTACAAACAAAAGTAAAGGAGCGCAAGAAGCACACGAGGCAATTCGTCCTACGGATATGTCACGCCATACAGTAAATATTGACAGAGATCAAGCGCGTTTGTATGATTTGATTTGGAAAAGAACATTGGCTTCACAAATGAGTGATGCACAATTAGAAAGAACCAATGTAAAAATCGAAGCTGATAATCATAGCGAAATATTTACAGCATCTGGAGAAGTTTTGCTTTTTGAAGGATTCTTAAAAGTGTATCTTGAAGGTCATGATGATGATGAGGAAGAGCAAGAAGGAATGTTGCCAGCTATGAAGGTGAATGAGAAATTAGTAAATAACTACATCACAGCAACTGAAAGATATTCAAGACCACCAGCACGTTATACAGAGGCTTCTCTGGTAAAGAAATTAGAGGAATTAGGTATTGGTCGTCCTTCTACTTATGCACCAACTATTTCTACTATTATTAATAGAAATTATGTTGAAAAAGGAAATCTTGACGGACAAGAACGTAATTATACACAGCTTACTTTACAATCTAATAAGGTAGGAGAGAAGTTGCTTAAAGAAAATACGGGTTCAGATAAAGGGAAGCTAGTGCCAACTGATATCGGAACTATTGTTACAGATTTCTTGGTTAAGAACTTTGGGTCAATATTGGATTACAATTTTACAGCAAAAGTAGAGCAGGATTTTGATGAAATTGCTGAAGGGAATATCGATTGGGCACAAATGATGCAGGAGTTTTATGATAAGTTCCATCCAAATGTAAAAGATGTAGAAGCTAATGCAGAGAGAGAGAGCGGAGAAAGAATATTAGGTAAAGACCCAGTTTCAGGAAGACCAGTTTCAGTTCGTTTAGGGAAATTTGGTCCAATGGCACAAATTGGAGAGCCGGATGATGAAGATAAGAAATTTGCTAGTTTAATGGCAGATCAAAATATTGGAAATATAACTTTGGAAGAAGCTTTGAACTTGTTTTTATTGCCTAAAAACTTAGGAGAATATAAAGGAGAAGAAGTAGAGGTGAATAATGGGCGTTACGGACCTTATGTTCGTCACGGAAGTGTGTTTATCTCATTGCCAAAAGGAGAAGACCCGCTTGATGTAACCATTACAAGAGCACAAGAGTTAATAGATGAGAAAGCGCTTGCTGATGCACCTATTGCAGTATATAAAGGAGAAGGTGTACAAAAAGGAGTAGGTCGTTTTGGTCCATTCATTAAATGGAATGGGTTGTTTATTAATGTGAGCAAAAAATATGATTTTGATAATTTATCACAATCAGATATAGAAGCTTTGATTGAAGATAAGCTTCAAAAAAATATTGATAAAGTGCTTCATAACTGGGAGGAAGAAGGAATCTTGGTTGAGAAAGCACGTTGGGGACGTTCGGTTATTACAAAAGGTAAGATTAAAATTGAACTAAGTAAAGATGTTGATGCTACAAAATTAACATTGGCAGAAGTTCAAGAAATGATAGCTAAGAAGACCCCAGTAAAAAAGACAGCTGCTAAAAAAGCACCAGCTACCAAAAAAGCTGTAGCGAAAAAAACAGTAGCAAAAAAGAAATAAAAAATGGAATTTGATTTTCTACAACCAGTTGCCGAAGAAATTCTAAGCTACATTGGTACATTATCATCTCAAGAATTGGGGAGTAAAATAGTTTTACATACCAAAGATCAATTCCCGGATATAAGTAAAGTTAATATTGCTATAATCGGAGTTTTGGATAATCGAGGAGATACATCAGCAATTAATGATGTAAATCTGAATCCATTTCGTAAAAAGTTATATGGCATGTTTCCTGGAAATTGGGAGATGTCTATTGCTGATTTAGGAGATATTGTACCTGGAGATTCGGTAGATGATACTTATTATCTTCTAAAAAAAATAACTGCAGCTTTAATAAAAAATAGAGTAGTACCTATAGTTATAGGTGGTTCTCAAGATTTGACCTATGCATTATATCGCGCTTACGATGATTTAGAGCAGATGGTTAATTTAGTTGCAGTTGATAATAAATTTGATTTTGGAAAAGAAAGTGAAGATTCTTCAGCAACTTCATATTTAACTAAGATCATAGTAGATGAGCCTAATAATTTGTTTAATTACTGTAATATAGGATATCAGACTTATTATAACTCACAAGAAGAAATAGATTTAATAGAAAAGCTGTTTTTTGATGCTTATCGATTAGGTGAAATTTCAAATAAAATAGCACTAGCAGAGCCCGTTTTTAGAGATGCTGATTTAGTTAGTTTTGATTTGAATTCAATTAAATCTGCCGATTCAGGAAATACTATTGCTTTTGAGCCTAATGGATTTGATGGTAAAGAGATTTGTTCGTTGGCGAGATATGCAGGGATTAGTGATAAAGTGTCTGCTTTTGGATTATTTAATCATAATAATACATCACAAGAAGCTCCAATTATAGCTCAAATAGTTTGGTATTTTATCGAGGGGTATCATTACCGTTCGAATGAGTATCCTTATGGTAGTCGAAAAAACTATTTAAAATATATAGTTCCATTAGAAGAGGAAGAATTGGTTTTTTATAAAAGCGATAAAACGGATCGTTGGTGGATAGAGATACCTTTTATTACAGATGGGAATAATAAATTGAAGAGAAATACGTTGTTATCTTGTTCTTATGACGAATATTTGGTAGCCTGTAATCAGGAATTACCTGAAAGATGGTGGAAAGCACAGCGAAAAAATACTGTGTAACCGTTTTCGTAATAAGATGCTATTAATTGAAGGGTTTTTTAAAGGCTTGATTTTGTTTTCATTAGTAGGGTTAGACTTATAAATATTAAAATTTAACGTTTTACGGCGATATTTTGTGGTAGTTTATCGACTAAATATTTTTTTTTTATTTTTTTTAACTTTATTTTTGAACCGTGAAATAAATTACACAAGAAGCTATTGTTTTTTAAGAAAATAATAAATAGGTTTACGGACTTATAATAATGAATAGATAATCCAAATATATATGAAGAAGTTTATTGCATTTGCGGCATTTTTAACACTAATGATTAGTTGTGGTAGGTCAAGTGACAAAGGAGAATTGGTAGGTGTTAAAGGCGGGAAATGGTATCCAGAAAAACCTTATGGAATGACTTTAGTTCCAGGAGGGTCTTTTATCATGGGTAAGTCAGATGATGACTTGGCACAAGTAGAGGATGCACCAACTAAAACAGTTACAGTTCGTTCTTTTTATATGGATGAAACAGAGATAACAAATAGTGAATACCGTCAATTTGTTGAATGGGTAAAAGATTCTACAATGAGAGTTCGTTTGGCTATTATGGCAGACGAAATGGGACAAAAACCAGGTGGCGGAACAGATGCTAAAGGTAAAAAAGGTGGAAGCATAGGAGATTATGCTTTTAACGATTCAGATCCTGAAAAAATGACTGCTTACGATAAGTATATGTACGATAACTATTATAGTATAGGTACGGCAGATGATCCTTATGCTGGAAGAAAATTAAACAGAAAAGTAAAATTAGCAAAAGGTACACAAGCATACCCAGATGAGTACTATGCTGAGGTAATGGATTCAATGTATATTCCAGTTGAAGAGTCATACAATGGTTTAAGAACTATTGATGTTAATAAATTGAAATTTAGATATTCTTGGATGGATATCCAGGCTGCAGCTAAAGCTAAAGTTGGAAAAAGAAAAGATTTTGTTAAGACAGAAGAGGTTAAAGTTTACCCAGATACAACTGTTTGGATTAAAGATTTTACATACTCATATAATGAGCCAATGCATAATGACTATTTCTGGCATAAGGCATATGGAGATTATCCAGTTGTTGGAGTAAAATGGACTCAGGCAAAAGCATTTTGTGCTTGGAGAACTTTGAATAAAAACACATACATAAAAGCAAAAAAGAAAGGACATGATTTAGTGAACTCTTTCAGATTGCCTACAGAGGCAGAATGGGAGTATGCTGCTAGAGGAGGTCTAGAGTCAGGAACTTACCCTTGGGGAGGACCTTACATCAGAAACGATAGAGGTTGTTTTATGGCTAACTTCAAACCAAATAGAGGAGATTATGCTGCTGATAATGCTTTATACACTGTAGAGGCAAAATCGTATGATCCAAATGGTTATAATTTATATAACATGGCAGGTAACGTAGCAGAGTGGACAGATTCTTCATACAGTCCAAATGCTTACGAATATGTTTCTACAATGAACCCTAATGTACAAGATGGTTCAAACAAACGTAAAGTAGTACGTGGAGGTTCGTGGAAAGATGTTGCTTATTTCTTACAAGTAAGTACTAGAGATTTTGAATATGCGGATTCTGCAAGAAGTTTTATTGGATTTAGAACTGTTCAAGATTATATGGGAACGCAAGCTACCGGAAATAAAAAGAAATAATTAAATTATTAAGAGAAAGAAAATTAAATTCAATAACCAAATCCTTATTTTAAAACCTAAAACAAACAAACAGAATTATGGCATTATTAAGTAAAAAAGCGATGAACTTCGCTTACGGTATGGGAGCAGCAGTAGTAATTATTGGAGCTTTATTCAAAATTACTCACTTTGAAATTGGACCGTTAACAGGAACCTTGATGCTTTCAATCGGATTAGTAACAGAGGCGTTAATCTTTGCTTTATCTGCTTTCGAACCAGTTGATGAAGAATTAGATTGGACATTAGTTTACCCAGAATTGGCTAATGGACAAGCAAAAGCAAAAGTTGCAAAAGCTGAGACTCCTTCAGATGCACAAGGATTGCTTTCTCAAAAATTAGACGTTATGCTTAAAGAAGCTAAAATTGACGGAGAGTTAATGTCAAGCTTAGGTAACAGTATCAAAAACTTTGAATCTGCTGCTAAAGGTATTGCTCCAACTGTTGATTCAATCGCTTCTACTAAAAAATACAGCGAAGAATTATCTACTGCAGCTGCACAAATGGAATCATTAAATAGTTTATATAAAGTACAATTAGAAAGTGCTTCTAGAAATGCAGAAGCAAACAAAGAAATCGCTGAAAATGCAAGTAAATTAAAAGAGCAAATGCAATCAATGACTGCAAATATTGCTTCTTTAAACAATGTATATGGTGGTATGCTTTCGGCTATGAATAATAAAGGATAATTAGTTAAAGACAATTATTATTAATAAAAAACTACTAATTATTTAGAAAATATGGCAGGAGGAAAATTAACCCCTAGACAGAAGATGATTAACCTGATGTATCTGGTTTTTATCGCAATGTTAGCAATGAATATGTCAAAAGAAGTTTTGTCGGCTTTTGGCTTAATGAATGAAAAATTTGAAAGCGCAAATGAGGCTTCAAATATGACAAATGCACAATTGCTTTCATCATTAGATCAGAAAGCTGCTGAAGCTAAAGGAGAATTTGAAACAGCTGCTCAAACAGCGCACAAAGTTGAAGCTATCTCAAAAGAATTTTACGATTACGTTGGTGGATTAAAAGGTGACGTAGTAAAAGGATTCGAAGCTGATAAAGAAACTGGAAAATTACCATATGAAAATATGGATAAAGGTGATAATATCGACAATTGGTTTACTGGAGAAGGGTATACTGCAAAAGGAAACGAAATTGTTGCAAGAATCAACAAATATAAAGCTGATATGAAAGCTGTATTGACTGATAAAAAATACAGTGCAATCGTAGCTGAAATTGATAATAAATTTGATACTTCTGACGTTAAGAACAAAGAAGGTTTAAAAGACAAATTTTTAGCTTACCACTTTAAAGGCTTTCCAGCAGTTGCTTCAGTTGCAAAATTGTCAGCTTGGCAAAGTGATGTTAAAAAAGCAGAATCAGATGTATATAGTTCAGCTTTAGGAAAAGCGGCAGTAGCTGCAGCTTCTTATAGCAATTATAAAGCAATTGTAGTTCTTGATAAAAATGCATATTTCCAAGGAGAAACTGTTACTGGTAAAGTAGTTTTAGGTCGTTATGACGAAA encodes:
- a CDS encoding glycerol-3-phosphate dehydrogenase/oxidase encodes the protein MKRIEQLAKLKQTSEWDVIVIGGGASGLGTALDAASRGYKTVLIEAVDFAKGTSSRSTKLVHGGVRYLEQGDISLVTEALKERGLMAQNAGHLVKNQSFVIPNYNWWGGYFYTIGLTIYDLLAGRLSLGRSKYISKKKTIELLPTVEPKGLVSGVIYQDGQFDDSRLAINIAQTAVENGACLLNYAKVIGLLKDDKNQVTGVEIVDHESGEKYEVRGKAVINATGVFTNAIMKLNDTVYKKYIVPSQGIHLVFDKSFLPGDEALMIPKTSDGRVLFAVPWHNKVVVGTTDTLIKKHSLEPIALESEIEFVLETAQRFLVKKPTRADVLSVFAGLRPLAAPEKEGKSTKEVSRSHKIIVSETGLITITGGKWTTYRKIAEDIIDKAISVHHLPKIKCKTEHIAIHGNKQTDAKARENHLYIYGSDIPKILELQNNEPELKEKLHPDYEYTMAEVAWAIRYEMARTVDDVLARRVRLLFLDARAAIASSEKVALLLAKELGHDETWAQRQISEFKHLANGFILSDFQEKHH
- a CDS encoding DeoR/GlpR family DNA-binding transcription regulator, encoding MTIINRRQEDILKELDLKGYVNVVDLCEMHNVSTVTIRKDLNFLENEKLLHRTHGGASKKPIYAFERDVSDKETLQVEQKKQIAKEALKYINEHDYIILGSGSNIHYLSRIITGFQKLTVLTPSLKVSLELTKEMNIDTIQLGGDVRNSSTSAVGPIAEATLSQFSCNKLFLGTDGVHLDFGLSTSNALEAHLNQAMIEVAEKVIVLADSTKMNIRGFGKICNLNKIDVLITDDGIDLETKMKLEEIGIDVVIAGKL
- the topA gene encoding type I DNA topoisomerase codes for the protein MAKNLVIVESPAKAKTIEKFLGSDFQVESSYGHIADLPSKEIGVDVENGFKPKYEVSPDKKALVSKLKTLSKNAEMVWLASDEDREGEAISWHLAEELKLDTKKTKRIVFHEITKSAILKAIDNPREIDYNLVNAQQARRVLDRLVGYELSPVLWRKIKGGLSAGRVQSVSVRLIVEREREIQNFKAVASYSVVAEFTNETGKTFKAKLPKNFNTKKEAEDFLNKNIGSSYKVSDLETKPTKKSPTAPFTTSTLQQEAARKLYLPVGITMQLAQRLYEAGLITYMRTDSVNLSKDAMDAAQAEIIKSYGKEFSKPRTFTNKSKGAQEAHEAIRPTDMSRHTVNIDRDQARLYDLIWKRTLASQMSDAQLERTNVKIEADNHSEIFTASGEVLLFEGFLKVYLEGHDDDEEEQEGMLPAMKVNEKLVNNYITATERYSRPPARYTEASLVKKLEELGIGRPSTYAPTISTIINRNYVEKGNLDGQERNYTQLTLQSNKVGEKLLKENTGSDKGKLVPTDIGTIVTDFLVKNFGSILDYNFTAKVEQDFDEIAEGNIDWAQMMQEFYDKFHPNVKDVEANAERESGERILGKDPVSGRPVSVRLGKFGPMAQIGEPDDEDKKFASLMADQNIGNITLEEALNLFLLPKNLGEYKGEEVEVNNGRYGPYVRHGSVFISLPKGEDPLDVTITRAQELIDEKALADAPIAVYKGEGVQKGVGRFGPFIKWNGLFINVSKKYDFDNLSQSDIEALIEDKLQKNIDKVLHNWEEEGILVEKARWGRSVITKGKIKIELSKDVDATKLTLAEVQEMIAKKTPVKKTAAKKAPATKKAVAKKTVAKKK
- a CDS encoding formimidoylglutamase — protein: MEFDFLQPVAEEILSYIGTLSSQELGSKIVLHTKDQFPDISKVNIAIIGVLDNRGDTSAINDVNLNPFRKKLYGMFPGNWEMSIADLGDIVPGDSVDDTYYLLKKITAALIKNRVVPIVIGGSQDLTYALYRAYDDLEQMVNLVAVDNKFDFGKESEDSSATSYLTKIIVDEPNNLFNYCNIGYQTYYNSQEEIDLIEKLFFDAYRLGEISNKIALAEPVFRDADLVSFDLNSIKSADSGNTIAFEPNGFDGKEICSLARYAGISDKVSAFGLFNHNNTSQEAPIIAQIVWYFIEGYHYRSNEYPYGSRKNYLKYIVPLEEEELVFYKSDKTDRWWIEIPFITDGNNKLKRNTLLSCSYDEYLVACNQELPERWWKAQRKNTV
- the gldK gene encoding gliding motility lipoprotein GldK, which gives rise to MKKFIAFAAFLTLMISCGRSSDKGELVGVKGGKWYPEKPYGMTLVPGGSFIMGKSDDDLAQVEDAPTKTVTVRSFYMDETEITNSEYRQFVEWVKDSTMRVRLAIMADEMGQKPGGGTDAKGKKGGSIGDYAFNDSDPEKMTAYDKYMYDNYYSIGTADDPYAGRKLNRKVKLAKGTQAYPDEYYAEVMDSMYIPVEESYNGLRTIDVNKLKFRYSWMDIQAAAKAKVGKRKDFVKTEEVKVYPDTTVWIKDFTYSYNEPMHNDYFWHKAYGDYPVVGVKWTQAKAFCAWRTLNKNTYIKAKKKGHDLVNSFRLPTEAEWEYAARGGLESGTYPWGGPYIRNDRGCFMANFKPNRGDYAADNALYTVEAKSYDPNGYNLYNMAGNVAEWTDSSYSPNAYEYVSTMNPNVQDGSNKRKVVRGGSWKDVAYFLQVSTRDFEYADSARSFIGFRTVQDYMGTQATGNKKK
- the gldL gene encoding gliding motility protein GldL, coding for MALLSKKAMNFAYGMGAAVVIIGALFKITHFEIGPLTGTLMLSIGLVTEALIFALSAFEPVDEELDWTLVYPELANGQAKAKVAKAETPSDAQGLLSQKLDVMLKEAKIDGELMSSLGNSIKNFESAAKGIAPTVDSIASTKKYSEELSTAAAQMESLNSLYKVQLESASRNAEANKEIAENASKLKEQMQSMTANIASLNNVYGGMLSAMNNKG
- the gldM gene encoding gliding motility protein GldM, which produces MAGGKLTPRQKMINLMYLVFIAMLAMNMSKEVLSAFGLMNEKFESANEASNMTNAQLLSSLDQKAAEAKGEFETAAQTAHKVEAISKEFYDYVGGLKGDVVKGFEADKETGKLPYENMDKGDNIDNWFTGEGYTAKGNEIVARINKYKADMKAVLTDKKYSAIVAEIDNKFDTSDVKNKEGLKDKFLAYHFKGFPAVASVAKLSAWQSDVKKAESDVYSSALGKAAVAAASYSNYKAIVVLDKNAYFQGETVTGKVVLGRYDENTKPTSFSGPGKIVNGQAVISMTAGGIGEQSINGQFTFLEDGKTIPLKFEGKYVVVPKPNSATISADKMNVVYRGVVNPISISFAGVADNKVVATAPGLSSAGKPGKYNMSPGTGTETTISVTGKLENGSTVSDKKTFRIKGIPGPTGTVRGEMGVVKGPKSNLEVATIGAKLVDFDFEVGLDVVGFNLKVTGQPTVVVSGNRLNAQCKSVLSKAGRGDQVTISEIKTKLVGAGSYLLPRTAPVIFEIQ